In a single window of the Nicotiana tomentosiformis chromosome 10, ASM39032v3, whole genome shotgun sequence genome:
- the LOC117274057 gene encoding uncharacterized protein — MEYISDKFKEVFELINSKLAASKDKYGAHPEEDTSGRQDNNNFVSNMEFGVNEDVEMDGCKVGGSEGKDVPHSQGDTSEYHRNNIVLDAAD, encoded by the exons ATGGAATATATTTCTGATAAATTCAAGGAAGTCTTTGAGTTGATAAATTCCAAG ctTGCTGCAAGCAAAGACAAATATGGTGCACATCCAGAGGAAGACACCAGTGGTCGTCAAGACAATAATAATTTTGTGAGCAATATGGAGTTTGGTGTCAATGAAGATGTTGAAATGGATGGTTGTAAG gtCGGTGGAAGTGAAGGCAAAGATGTTCCACATTCTCAAGGAGATACTAGTGAGTATCATCGTAACAACATTGTGCTCGATGCAGCAGATTAG